A region of the Festucalex cinctus isolate MCC-2025b chromosome 8, RoL_Fcin_1.0, whole genome shotgun sequence genome:
atttaattatttaataattgctgaattgcacccaattgatatgatactgttacgttttgagcaatacacgcatgcatggcaattgcatacatgcatttaatcaatgtttgcaaatgacactcatataataaaatgcattaatgtcaaaatattacagtattttgtatttattttatattaggcgaatacgcgagtaatttagttgattaatcgtgattaatcaaaattaaaaattaaaaagtgggataaatcagattaaaaattataatcgtttgacagcactaatatatatatatatatatatatatatatatatatatatatatatatatatatatatatatatatatatatatatacatatatatacataataggCGAGTACCTGTACTTAATTttttccacttaaaacactgcctGGAGGGCATGAAGACAAGGAATATAATTGGAAGGAaatcaaaaactttattttgggtCCTTTGGACGTATCTTTAGTTCCGTCGAAATCAAAATTGATATctgtcaatgcaaaataaatgcttttcacaataaaaccgttctcctgttttgaattgatattattattactttcaaTGAAGTGGTGATTGCAACCCTTTTTACAGTGTGGGCCGGCACTGATTGTGTACACCACTTATCCTGCGGGATCGCAGGGTGCTGCAGCCATCCCACCTTCAAATACTGAATATGTTTTTTATTGCAATCAGAAATGCTCGTTTCTTTTCTAATCACAAGTGCTGCATGCATTGGCTACCGTATTAGTCACTAAAGTGACCAGATCACCTTAGCCTGTTGCTCGAAGCAAACGGCGAGAAGAGGTGGAGCCATGGACCCTTAAAACCCGTTAGTCAGCCTACTCATGATCTACTGATAAAAGGCCTGTCCAACGTCATCCCTCCCATCAGTAAGCATGATCACGAAGGACTGGTGAGTTGATTTTAATTGCACATTTAGTTGTACTCGTCGGCCTATATTTGGCCTACAAGTTTCGTGGAAAAACAGAAGAGGACGCTGCGGCTATTTTTGTTCTGTCCCTCAAGAAGGCACATTTGATGTAGCATCAACGCCCGGACTTATACTCACCGCATTGGGAATATGAGAGCTGATtagtttgagcaataaagaGGCTCCCCACAGCACTgaccatgcagcatcctttggAATTTGGGGCACTTCGCTGTCCTCCGGAAGTTCAACCCGATCACGGGACGCATCGGTACCGGAGTTTCATGATTGAAGAAATCCTCAACGATCACGCTGAACACAAAGTTGCGGCTCCGACCAGAGAACTCCTCAAGGTCCACGCGCTTCTCTCTGCTCGAGCATTCCGCAACCAAATGGGTAAGAACAAACTTAGGCGGCCAAGTTGAATATGAACATTTGGAGGCCAACATAAAGGTATCTGAGTGCTTCAATTCTATCAATACCCCCCTCCCCCAACGCACCCCCATGAAATAGGCtatgcaaaataatttgaaacgcAAACTGTTGTAGtttagcacacacacacacacacacacacacacacacacacacacccgcccgcacacacacacacgcaacccCCCACAGAATTACCAATGCAATCAAGTCCACCATATGACCAACTAACCCAAATTATATTggacaaaacatttaaatatgcGAATCGGATAGGCCAATAGTCTCCATCACCACAACAAAGGTTTCAATAGATGACCGGTGGACGTATGTGTTCGACATTCAtgctatatatttttgttttcttttggaagACACGTAATTAAATCCAAATATCTTTGTTGCTACAATTTCCGTTGGCAACATATGAATAGCAATATAAGTATACTGAATAAATGAATATGAATAGCAATATAACTGAATTGGATATCCTTGAtatgatatgaatatagcaTAGAAGTGAATAACGCCTACATTTAGAGAAGATTAAGACATATTGCATGAATTACATGGAAGCTATAATTACCTCTTCTGCGCCTTTGCAcacaaaagataaataaaataaggttCTCGTTTCTGAAATTTCCAACAGAGAATATTTGTCCCTTTATTTGACTCTGGTTTATTTGACCACATCACGGGCCAACGAGAGTTCCGCTTATAGTTATTTAAATCCCTGTAATTAGCCTGAATGACGCTAATGACGACAGTGTCAAATagtttcaacaaaacaaaacacgcaactttttcgtttgttttgtttggagcCAAAACGATGTGATGACTTATACAGATATGTTACCACATCAAGGATCCAACGAAAGTTCcgtttataattatttatttagatttacaATGACCCTATATATTACGCTAATGGCGGCATAGATAGttttaacaaaacataaacacgcACAATCAactttttcgttagttttgttTGGAGCCAAAACATGTGATGACTTTTACCAGTtgttctcaaatgggggtacgtgaagattttaaaatacatttaaaaagcaacattcatgcaaaaatcatttaaaaataattagaacattttgtaaatatttcaggaagatctaagttaataaaataaaaatgaaattcagTCGGCTATTAAATTTCACTGTCCTCTGGATCGCCTGTCAATTACTTGAAAATctgattaattaaaatgaatgattTCTGTTTGAGAACAGATCTTCACTATGATCTCAAAGGAGGACACTTAATGGTGatcatttttttctgtgcacaatctttatttataactgAGTTAATTATTTCCTTTTTAAGTTTATTATTGTAGTCTTTTGATTTCCAAATAGTTCAACTGTacaaatgaagttccaaagtttaataaatcataaaacgaTGTcaccgcacttttttttttttaaacccaaaatGTTTTTCACTGTTGGGGTACTTTGgctgacaaattttttttttaacaaggggTACAACACTGAAAAAAGTTTGCGAACCAATGTTATTGGTTGCATTGTAAAAGTCAAAAGgaaggtggtggtggggggcgtAATATCCCATGTTGATATTTCCCCATTCTCTTTTGAAAGCGTTTAAGGCTGACGGGACGATCATGAAGTTCCCCTTGTCCCCGCTGCCTTGCTCACTGAGCTCCCCAATCGGCTCCCCATTATCGGCGGCTGCAAACCTGCAGGTCGGCGTGTCATCTCACCACCTGCCGCTTGCGCTTGACCTTCACCTCCGGGGGAAATTGGACCACGGTTCCGACAGAGCCAGCAAAAGCAAGAAGGGCCGCCGAAGTCGAACCGTCTTCACCGAACTACAGTTAATGGGTCTAGAAAAACGCTTTGAGAAGCAGAAATATCTGTCTACCCCCGATAGGTGAGTGACGAGAGCGAATCAAAAATATAGTCAGGGAAAATAAAATTCATAGTTGGACAGGGGCCGAGACAAGTTCATAGTTAACTGCtgacttattttgaaaattgtcattttatttgaatgtctCTTCCAGAATAGACCTTGCTGAGTCTTTGGGTCTCAGTCAACTCCAAGTCAAAACATGGTACCAGAACAGAAggatgaaatggaaaaaaattgtaaGTTTACCACTACATTAGCATTAAATGTAACATACATTTACGCCGGTAGGACTGTACAAaagttttttcccccacatttaCACACGTACCCACGCgcagacacacgcacgcacgcacacacacacacacatacacatatatatatatatatatatatatatatatatatatatatatatatctcaagGCCTCAGTTAGCCGAGTCTTCAGATCAACCACTTACGTTGGAACGCTTTCtcctttcctttaaaaacaaacaaaacaaaaaacaaacaaacaaaaaaaaaaaaacccaacacatTTTAAGCAAATAAGAGCCGACAAATCCGAAACCTTGATTGTGACGTATAGTCTGGctctggcaaaaacaaaaaaagattgtaCCTTTCGAGAGAAACCAAATTGTGCCAGTTCCCGAGATATATTTTGTAAAGTGACACATTGAgatcaaacacaaaatgtagatttgttgtgattgtattgctgttaatgttttacgatatatatatatatatatatatatatatatatatatatatatatatatacacacacacatacatatatatatgtatgtatgtattgtattgtatgggTTTCTAGAAAGCGcattgtgacagctaaggctgtttgaaagcgttcTAAAGGTGACTTATTAACAAGTAACTGAATTATCTATAATTATTCATCGAATATTTTCGAATATTTTAGTTATGAATTGCGCTCTTTGCATTGTtgcaaatataaaattaaaaaaaaagctctaaaACCACTTTCTCTTTTCTCCTGTCAACCACCATTGTAAGTACAATGCAGGCAAATTACGTAATTTTGGTATTTATTCTGCTAGAAGACGGCATTATCAGGACCCCCACCCTCCTCCGTATATGTTACCAAAGGGGGGAGCGTGCATGGGGGCAATAGAGCGTGTTATTGTGTTATGATTACGTTGCACTATGTCATGCTTTTTGGGATATCTCCGCAAATAGCAGaccatttaataaaaaaaaaaaatgcggcgaAAAGCGCATGGTCTGGAAAAATGGCCTGTTCTCACCTATTCCCAAATTCACGAATGTTATATAGCGTTTTTATTGAGTCTGGACAATTTGAATgagaaaacaataataattgtactgacagtttttttgttttgttttgttttttaaaaaacaaaaaacaaccaactGTGTAGAATTAAAAATACCCTAAATCAATTGTAATTGCCTGTCTTGTATCTGAAATGTTCCTGCTAATTTTGGAATTTCAGGTGCTGCAGGGGGGAGGTCTGCACTCGCCAACTAAACCAAAAGGCCGTCCAAAGAAGAATTCAATTCCGAGCAGCGAGCAACTCTCTGAGCAAAAAAGATTTTCTTCTGGCACCGAATACCAGTCTGAAGGCTACAACTCTCATTCCGAGAACACT
Encoded here:
- the barx1 gene encoding homeobox protein BarH-like 1, with the protein product MQHPLEFGALRCPPEVQPDHGTHRYRSFMIEEILNDHAEHKVAAPTRELLKVHALLSARAFRNQMAFKADGTIMKFPLSPLPCSLSSPIGSPLSAAANLQVGVSSHHLPLALDLHLRGKLDHGSDRASKSKKGRRSRTVFTELQLMGLEKRFEKQKYLSTPDRIDLAESLGLSQLQVKTWYQNRRMKWKKIVLQGGGLHSPTKPKGRPKKNSIPSSEQLSEQKRFSSGTEYQSEGYNSHSENTLEEGLH